The following proteins are co-located in the Triticum aestivum cultivar Chinese Spring chromosome 1A, IWGSC CS RefSeq v2.1, whole genome shotgun sequence genome:
- the LOC123044795 gene encoding uncharacterized protein encodes MESADPMLAMALSTGVAPPSSSNALAVALWDSQQLEMMLSGSNDLPAAAGRERKRAPINPLLLAAASFGSWTALNYLFSKEDQKAAPMIQPTQVFLDLLMGYPARCSTTGRLTVPQASQDVENMVDQPASPMAALLLNGVTAKGDTALHAVASNGDSKNFLRCATIIYKRDQDLLFAVNKKGETPLHFAARAGKSQMISCLVDLAESCKRSHELLRKENVFQETALHDAVRIGNEDIVERLLKADPDLANYPKEGISSLYLAISLERYTIAQTLHDKSNGNLSYIGPDGQNALHAAIFRASGINFTFSEFSTPIPMQCRYTKYFKLKSISCLPI; translated from the coding sequence ATGGAGAGTGCTGACCCGATGTTGGCCATGGCGTTGAGCACCGGAGTTGCACCTCCTAGCTCGTCAAATGCTCTGGCTGTTGCTCTTTGGGATTCCCAGCAGTTGGAGATGATGCTGTCAGGCAGCAATGATTTGCCTGCCGCAGCTGGCCGGGAAAGGAAGCGGGCGCCTATAAATCCCCTGCTGTTGGCAGCGGCGTCCTTTGGCTCCTGGACGGCACTGAATTATCTTTTCAGCAAGGAAGACCAAAAAGCAGCACCAATGATCCAGCCTACTCAGGTATTTCTTGACTTGTTAATGGGATACCCTGCAAGATGCAGCACTACAGGAAGACTGACGGTGCCTCAAGCTTCTCAAGATGTAGAAAATATGGTTGATCAGCCTGCTTCACCCATGGCTGCTCTGCTTCTCAACGGCGTCACTGCCAAGGGAGACACGGCACTACATGCGGTTGCGAGCAACGGTGACAGCAAGAATTTCTTGAGGTGTGCAACCATCATCTACAAGAGAGACCAAGACCTCCTGTTTGCAGTGAATAAAAAGGGTGAGACGCCCTTGCATTTCGCCGCCAGAGCCGGTAAATCCCAAATGATCTCTTGTCTTGTTGACCTTGCTGAAAGTTGCAAGAGGTCGCACGAGCTCCTGAGAAAGGAGAATGTGTTTCAGGAGACGGCCTTGCATGATGCTGTCCGCATTGGAAATGAGGATATTGTGGAGCGTCTATTGAAGGCTGATCCAGACTTGGCTAATTATCCTAAAGAAGGCATTTCGTCGTTGTACCTCGCAATTTCACTGGAAAGATATACTATCGCACAGACCCTACATGATAAGAGCAATGGAAATCTCTCTTATATTGGGCCAGATGGGCAAAATGCGCTACATGCTGCGATTTTTCGAGCCTCAGGTATTAATTTTACATTTTCAGAGTTCAGTACTCCAATACCAATGCAATGTAGATACACAAAGTATTTCAAGCTTAAATCCATTAGCTGCCTACCAATATAG